The following are from one region of the Mannheimia granulomatis genome:
- the rpoC gene encoding DNA-directed RNA polymerase subunit beta': MKDLVKFLKAQSKSSDDFDVIKIGLASPDKIRSWSFGEVKKPETINYRTFKPERDGLFCARIFGPVKDYECLCGKYKRLKHRGVICEKCGVEVTQTKVRRERMGHIELACPVAHIWFLKSLPSRIGLILDMPLRDIERVLYFESYVVTEPGMTDLEKNQLLTEEQFMDAEERWGDEFEAKMGAEGIQALLRDLDLEHQCEVLREELQETNSETKRKKITKRLKTLEAFLQSGNKPEWMVMTVLPVLPPDLRPLVPLDGGRFATSDLNDLYRRVINRNNRLKRLLDLVAPDIIVRNEKRMLQESVDALLDNGRRGRAITGSNKRPLKSLADMIKGKQGRFRQNLLGKRVDYSGRSVITVGPYLRLHQCGLPKKMALELFRPFIYSKLESRGIASTIKAAKKMVEREEPIVWDILAEVIREHPILLNRAPTLHRLGIQAFEPLLIEGKAIQLHPLVCAAFNADFDGDQMAVHVPLTLEAQLEARALMMSTNNVLSPASGDPIIVPSQDVVLGLYYMTREKVNGKGEGMYFLDPREAEKAYRTGQAELHSRVKVRVTEYEKNEAGEFEAKTSLVDTTIGRAILWMIAPKGMPYSLFNQTLGKKAISKLINESYRRLGLKESVVLADQIMYTGFAYAARSGASVGIDDMVIPEQKYAIIEAAEAEVAEIQEQFNGGLVTAGERYNKVIDIWAAANERVAKAMMENLSTEEVLNREGNPEKQASFNSIFMMADSGARGSAAQIRQLAGMRGLMARPDGSIIETPITANFREGLNVLQYFISTHGARKGLADTALKTANSGYLTRRLVDVAQDLVIIEDDCGTHEGIVMTPLIEGGDVKEALRDRVLGRVVAEDVLKPGTDEVLIPRNTLLDEKWCDVVDRESVDVIKVRSVVTCDTDFGVCAKCYGRDLARGHLINQGEAVGVIAAQSIGEPGTQLTMRTFHIGGAASAAAKESSIQVKNAGTIKLANAKFVTNKDGKIVLTSRNTELTVIDTFGRTKENYKVPYGAVLSKHDGAEVSVGEVVANWDPHTMPVISEVSGRIQFSDIVDGLTVTRQTDELTGLSSIVVQDVGERATAGKDLRPALRLVDSNGNDILIPGTDVPAQYFLPGKAIVTLDDGAEIAVGEALARIPQESVGTKDITGGLPRVADLFEARKPKEPAILAEISGIVSFGKETKGKRRLVITPAEGEAFEEMIPKWRQLNVFEGELVQRGDVISDGAETPHDILRLRGVHAVTDYIVNEVQEVYRLQGVKINDKHIEVIVRQMLRKAIITNAYDSEFLEGEQVEVARVKIANRKRAEEGKPLVEFERELLGITKASLATESFISAASFQETTRVLTEAAVAGKQDELRGLKENVIVGRLIPAGTGFAYHQARAKKRAQMEAGIAVSPEFEAPVAKEKSFVTDADIEAEFEFVADDATQSLAALLNAGDEE, from the coding sequence GTGAAAGACTTAGTGAAGTTTTTAAAAGCACAATCAAAATCAAGCGATGATTTTGATGTGATTAAAATCGGTTTAGCATCACCAGATAAGATCCGTTCTTGGTCTTTTGGTGAGGTAAAAAAACCTGAAACCATTAACTACCGTACCTTTAAACCTGAGCGTGATGGCTTATTTTGCGCACGTATTTTCGGGCCGGTAAAAGATTATGAATGTTTGTGTGGTAAATACAAACGTTTAAAACACCGTGGTGTAATCTGTGAAAAATGTGGTGTTGAAGTTACCCAAACTAAAGTACGCCGTGAGCGTATGGGACACATTGAATTAGCGTGTCCGGTTGCACATATTTGGTTCTTAAAATCACTTCCATCCCGTATCGGCTTAATTTTAGATATGCCATTACGTGATATTGAACGTGTACTTTATTTTGAAAGCTATGTGGTAACTGAGCCGGGAATGACTGATTTAGAGAAAAATCAGTTATTAACCGAAGAACAGTTTATGGATGCAGAAGAGCGTTGGGGTGATGAGTTCGAAGCAAAAATGGGTGCAGAAGGTATCCAAGCATTACTTCGTGACTTAGATTTAGAACACCAATGCGAAGTATTGCGTGAAGAGTTACAAGAAACCAACTCAGAAACCAAACGTAAAAAAATCACTAAACGTTTAAAAACTTTAGAAGCATTCTTGCAATCCGGTAACAAACCGGAATGGATGGTGATGACAGTATTACCGGTTCTTCCACCAGATTTACGTCCGTTAGTACCACTTGATGGTGGTCGTTTTGCAACTTCTGACTTAAACGATTTATACCGCCGTGTAATTAACCGTAACAACCGTTTAAAACGCTTGTTAGACTTAGTTGCACCGGACATTATCGTACGTAACGAAAAACGTATGTTACAAGAGTCTGTGGATGCGTTATTAGACAATGGTCGTCGTGGTCGTGCAATTACCGGTTCGAACAAACGTCCATTAAAATCACTTGCGGATATGATCAAAGGTAAACAAGGTCGTTTCCGTCAAAACTTATTAGGTAAACGTGTTGACTATTCAGGTCGTTCGGTAATTACCGTAGGTCCATACTTACGTCTACACCAATGTGGTTTACCGAAGAAAATGGCATTGGAATTATTCCGTCCGTTTATCTACTCTAAATTAGAATCTCGTGGCATTGCATCAACGATCAAGGCTGCGAAGAAAATGGTAGAGCGTGAAGAGCCGATTGTATGGGATATTCTTGCAGAAGTTATTCGTGAACATCCAATTTTACTTAACCGTGCACCAACGCTTCACCGTTTAGGTATTCAAGCGTTTGAACCGTTGTTAATCGAAGGTAAAGCTATTCAGTTACACCCACTTGTGTGTGCGGCGTTCAACGCGGACTTCGACGGTGACCAAATGGCGGTACACGTTCCATTAACGCTTGAAGCGCAATTAGAAGCTCGTGCGTTAATGATGTCAACCAATAACGTACTTTCACCGGCAAGTGGTGATCCGATTATCGTTCCATCTCAAGACGTTGTATTAGGCTTGTACTATATGACTCGTGAGAAAGTAAACGGTAAAGGTGAAGGCATGTACTTCCTTGACCCACGTGAAGCGGAGAAAGCTTATCGTACCGGTCAGGCAGAGTTACATTCGCGTGTAAAAGTGCGTGTAACAGAATATGAGAAAAATGAAGCCGGTGAGTTTGAAGCGAAAACTTCATTAGTGGATACCACTATTGGTCGTGCTATTCTTTGGATGATCGCACCAAAAGGTATGCCTTACTCACTGTTCAACCAAACCTTAGGTAAAAAAGCGATCTCAAAATTAATCAATGAGAGCTATCGCCGTTTAGGTTTGAAAGAGTCAGTGGTTTTAGCTGACCAAATTATGTATACAGGTTTTGCTTACGCTGCACGTTCTGGTGCCTCAGTTGGTATTGATGATATGGTTATTCCAGAGCAAAAATATGCAATCATTGAAGCAGCTGAAGCTGAAGTAGCAGAAATCCAAGAACAGTTTAACGGTGGTTTGGTAACAGCTGGTGAGCGTTATAATAAAGTAATCGATATTTGGGCGGCAGCAAATGAACGTGTTGCTAAAGCGATGATGGAAAACCTTTCAACTGAAGAAGTGCTCAACCGTGAAGGTAATCCAGAAAAACAAGCATCGTTTAACAGCATCTTTATGATGGCAGACTCTGGTGCGCGTGGTTCTGCGGCACAGATTCGTCAGCTTGCCGGTATGCGTGGTTTGATGGCTCGTCCGGATGGCTCTATTATCGAAACGCCAATCACAGCAAACTTCCGTGAAGGCTTAAACGTTCTTCAGTACTTTATTTCAACCCACGGTGCACGTAAAGGTCTTGCTGATACTGCATTAAAAACAGCGAACTCAGGTTACTTAACCCGTCGTTTAGTTGATGTGGCACAAGATTTAGTGATCATTGAAGATGACTGTGGTACACACGAAGGTATTGTGATGACTCCTCTCATCGAAGGTGGTGATGTAAAAGAAGCATTGCGTGATCGCGTATTAGGTCGTGTGGTGGCTGAAGATGTATTAAAACCGGGTACAGATGAAGTGTTAATTCCTCGTAACACTTTATTAGATGAGAAATGGTGTGATGTAGTTGACAGAGAATCTGTTGATGTGATCAAAGTACGTTCTGTAGTAACTTGTGATACAGACTTCGGTGTGTGTGCGAAATGTTACGGACGTGATTTAGCACGTGGTCACTTAATCAACCAAGGTGAAGCGGTTGGTGTTATTGCAGCACAATCTATCGGTGAGCCGGGTACACAGTTAACGATGCGTACGTTCCATATCGGTGGTGCGGCATCTGCGGCAGCGAAAGAATCAAGCATTCAAGTAAAAAATGCCGGTACGATTAAATTAGCGAATGCTAAATTTGTTACGAATAAAGATGGTAAGATTGTTCTGACATCTCGTAATACAGAATTAACCGTGATTGATACTTTCGGTCGTACTAAAGAGAATTATAAAGTGCCTTACGGTGCAGTACTTTCGAAACATGATGGCGCAGAGGTATCTGTAGGTGAAGTAGTTGCTAACTGGGATCCGCACACAATGCCGGTTATCTCAGAGGTATCAGGTCGTATCCAATTTAGTGATATCGTTGATGGCTTAACTGTTACTCGTCAAACTGATGAGTTAACCGGTTTATCATCAATCGTAGTACAAGATGTGGGTGAACGTGCAACAGCTGGTAAGGACTTGCGTCCGGCATTACGCCTAGTTGATAGCAACGGTAACGATATCTTAATTCCGGGTACAGATGTGCCGGCACAATACTTCTTACCGGGTAAAGCGATTGTAACGCTTGATGATGGAGCAGAAATTGCAGTCGGTGAGGCATTAGCCCGTATTCCACAAGAATCTGTGGGAACGAAAGATATTACCGGTGGTCTTCCACGCGTTGCAGATTTATTTGAAGCTCGTAAACCAAAAGAGCCGGCAATTCTTGCGGAAATCTCAGGTATTGTTTCATTCGGTAAAGAAACCAAGGGTAAACGTCGCTTGGTAATTACTCCGGCAGAAGGTGAAGCGTTTGAAGAGATGATTCCAAAATGGCGTCAACTTAACGTATTCGAAGGTGAGTTAGTTCAACGTGGTGATGTGATCTCAGACGGTGCAGAAACGCCACATGATATCCTACGCTTGCGTGGCGTACATGCTGTAACTGATTACATCGTGAACGAAGTGCAAGAAGTTTACCGTTTACAAGGGGTAAAAATTAACGATAAACACATTGAAGTTATCGTTCGACAAATGCTACGTAAAGCAATTATTACTAATGCATACGATAGTGAGTTCCTCGAAGGGGAGCAAGTTGAAGTGGCTCGTGTGAAAATTGCTAACCGCAAACGTGCGGAGGAAGGCAAACCATTGGTTGAGTTTGAACGTGAATTGCTTGGTATTACTAAAGCATCACTTGCGACTGAGTCATTTATCTCAGCAGCCTCATTCCAAGAAACAACACGTGTGCTTACTGAAGCCGCAGTTGCAGGTAAGCAAGATGAGTTACGTGGCTTAAAAGAGAACGTAATTGTTGGTCGTTTAATTCCGGCAGGTACCGGTTTTGCTTACCACCAAGCACGTGCGAAGAAGCGTGCTCAAATGGAAGCCGGCATCGCAGTTTCACCTGAGTTTGAAGCTCCGGTTGCAAAAGAAAAATCATTTGTAACTGATGCAGACATTGAAGCTGAATTTGAGTTTGTGGCAGATGATGCAACTCAAAGTTTAGCAGCATTGTTAAATGCAGGTGACGAAGAGTAA
- a CDS encoding Ig-like domain-containing protein — translation MSQYTIKVITKTAENSIPLTHSSNTAKIQAQENAKYQIFNEQGELIVNPKVEKINEDDLAVYLDNSSEPSFILEDYYSVYPIEDSAYLAVISASLATSSREAPFVLASEVASAGLTSKILYGLGAAALIGGALALSGGNGGSSGSAPAKPAEKPKDDKNIEEDKKTEENKEETPNTTGESINVTLSFNSVTSDNLVNLSESKGEVVVSGQFTADKPFTQAQVWLEIGSERFEAIVTGSTFSAKIPGTLLAQHQQIKASISVENGQSKGNAEGVHIYGVDAEIVHPNITLNTIANDNIVNIAESNQPVLKVGGKVTNVPGSEAKPNDKVIVKIGDQTFVTILKSDLSFEIAASGQLLAKNRKISVELETKDNAGNAITTLAEKAYAVDLLIVNPEIQINAIATDDILNAIELENEVMVSGLVTNVDESAAKKGDVVTLVIGSHLVTTKLDEQLKFSVSVAGEWLKDNDRIDATLTTEDPAGNRKESQASRNYAIDKEIVHPKITFDVVTYDNTINQTEGTSGQNVTVSGKVENVGGSEAKIGDKVILTIGDHQFEAVLTDDLTFSVNVPGNVLVNAERKVKASLLTKDIAGNELVTNAEHSYFIDQVIADPTITIENITPDNIVNIQESGEKIIVRGKVENVVNSAAKANDKVVIKIGEHTFETSLQSDLSFSVEVDGALLAKNNRIEATLTTQDTAENRLTTVKTHGYLVDTDIAAPNLIIDKIATDDIINAVEKQAETILVTGKAVNVAHAEAKEGDVVTLTVGQSQVTGKLDRELKFSIPVSTIALVNHKEIFASLSTQDRALNSITAQASKTVSVDDSFNVSVSVSDIAVDNKVNKQEAAGQITLSGTYTADADVKADSVVITLLINNQERAAEVNTQNNTWQLVVAGGDLALAEGENRIVAKIKAEDTAGNPAESTTTQAYQVDTVLNKPVVRITSIAEDDVIDATEANGKVKIKGIVENAEGDNPVVVLCPCQSCASGWKEVEATVVDGKFEVEVLVSETSLANAKLKSSERKVKANYTAKDDAGNEEAADEASRKYTLEDSYREINITKIGDNFGLDMSGSTRVTGSIQEFGVVSPPADAALYNQGKNARFIRMVKLVIGDKTYQAGFDGLTKSFHLDIPNADWATIAGKSVKVDFTDHFVTQTSFYSKVTSPYFENNVTYLTPGRVPTVKKFTLESDLLVKNGDNSYSIKPLVTEKTEISGIVKGDVAVGANIDVKAGSHTVQTQVKEGKTFSVLIDTIHLKNNASGVITATLKDTGSDVVMDSEVYVQPKAVSATFVSQHSEIPVASRKIDHTKDDYNFFYPIHLLDQGPTKFGFLRNVEIGSSEVPLTVKYHFLRTNEINQLPTNTQGLEAIGANSAEEIPDSLKATFRYAYQQIAKYTNLKFEEVTGGWQEVADNKGTLLFVGDLQATRYKGSSAIGYPGGNLVWDKKILGTAGTDDYSHYMAIHEILHTLNMRHAHDSFTDVKSNPPEATAFNHVAEASSEFSNMSYWTVRLFDAMRDLRMYDLAYLHYRFGVNRTHRAGDDVYTFRKYDARKADGDIYIWDGNGVDTFDASMEKEGVTVNLTPGSWNYRGTERKFNFVTDGRTVYDKNTFFDKPGVNIRGSALNNSQNEISGNPVSNPPASGVLEFNNYHDGQSFIGYGTQIENLIGSKFDDKLTGNKAANNIFGGDGVDTIAGGEGDDFINGGLGDDLMFGNQGNDTYVIDSVADVVTEEADQGTDHIYSLVNYTLDANVENLTLIGTTAKNGTGNALNNEIRGNDAGNILNGLAGNDILIGGLGADTLSGGEGQDTFVFESSLNGKVDTITDFVVGQDKIKLSATIFSAISADLSNIKEHLFYDTASGELSYNSQNGGADNATPFAIVAGLQNLEGDKFIIG, via the coding sequence ATGTCCCAATATACTATCAAAGTCATAACCAAAACCGCAGAAAACTCTATTCCGCTTACCCATAGTAGCAATACTGCCAAAATTCAGGCTCAAGAGAATGCAAAATATCAAATTTTTAATGAACAGGGTGAGCTGATTGTTAATCCTAAAGTTGAAAAAATCAATGAGGATGATTTAGCGGTTTATCTTGATAACAGTAGTGAACCAAGTTTTATTTTGGAAGATTATTACTCTGTTTATCCTATTGAAGATAGTGCGTATTTGGCTGTGATTTCAGCAAGTTTAGCTACATCTAGCCGTGAAGCTCCATTTGTATTGGCATCAGAAGTTGCCTCAGCGGGTCTAACGTCAAAAATCCTCTATGGTTTAGGTGCTGCTGCATTAATAGGTGGTGCTTTGGCATTAAGTGGTGGTAATGGCGGTAGCAGTGGCTCAGCTCCTGCAAAACCAGCAGAAAAGCCTAAAGACGATAAAAATATTGAGGAAGATAAAAAAACTGAAGAAAATAAAGAAGAGACTCCAAATACTACAGGTGAGTCAATTAATGTCACACTTTCTTTTAATTCTGTGACTTCAGATAATCTTGTCAATTTGAGTGAAAGTAAAGGAGAGGTTGTTGTTTCTGGTCAATTTACAGCAGATAAGCCTTTTACTCAGGCACAAGTGTGGTTAGAAATTGGTTCAGAGCGTTTTGAGGCAATAGTAACAGGATCAACGTTCAGTGCGAAAATTCCAGGGACTTTGCTTGCTCAACATCAGCAAATTAAAGCGAGTATAAGTGTAGAGAATGGGCAGTCAAAAGGTAATGCGGAAGGCGTGCATATTTATGGGGTAGATGCTGAAATTGTCCATCCAAACATTACACTTAACACTATTGCTAATGACAATATTGTGAATATTGCAGAAAGCAATCAACCAGTGCTAAAAGTAGGTGGAAAAGTTACAAATGTGCCCGGTTCTGAAGCAAAACCTAACGATAAAGTGATTGTGAAAATCGGAGATCAAACTTTTGTAACGATATTAAAATCTGATTTAAGTTTTGAAATCGCTGCAAGCGGTCAATTATTGGCAAAAAATCGCAAAATTTCTGTTGAACTTGAAACCAAAGATAATGCGGGCAATGCTATAACAACGCTAGCAGAAAAAGCCTATGCTGTTGATTTGCTGATTGTTAATCCTGAAATTCAGATTAATGCTATTGCGACAGATGACATTCTTAATGCCATAGAGTTAGAGAATGAGGTTATGGTTAGTGGCCTTGTGACTAATGTAGATGAGTCTGCGGCGAAGAAAGGTGATGTGGTTACTCTAGTGATTGGTAGCCATCTTGTTACTACTAAACTAGATGAGCAGTTGAAATTTAGCGTGTCAGTTGCAGGCGAGTGGTTAAAAGATAATGACCGCATTGATGCAACTCTGACCACGGAAGATCCAGCCGGCAATCGTAAAGAGAGCCAAGCTAGTCGTAACTATGCGATCGACAAAGAAATTGTGCACCCTAAAATTACCTTTGATGTAGTTACTTATGATAACACCATCAACCAAACTGAAGGTACAAGCGGTCAAAATGTGACGGTAAGTGGCAAAGTAGAAAATGTGGGTGGCTCCGAAGCAAAAATCGGCGATAAAGTGATCTTAACGATAGGTGATCATCAATTTGAAGCTGTATTGACCGATGATCTCACCTTCAGTGTGAATGTGCCTGGTAATGTTTTAGTAAATGCGGAACGTAAGGTTAAGGCATCTCTGTTAACCAAAGATATTGCCGGCAATGAGTTGGTCACGAATGCTGAACACAGCTATTTTATCGATCAAGTGATTGCTGATCCCACTATTACGATTGAGAATATCACTCCTGATAACATCGTTAATATCCAAGAGAGTGGCGAAAAAATTATTGTTAGAGGCAAGGTTGAAAATGTGGTGAATTCAGCAGCCAAAGCTAATGATAAGGTCGTGATTAAAATTGGAGAGCATACTTTTGAGACGTCTTTGCAGTCTGATTTAAGCTTCAGTGTCGAAGTAGATGGGGCATTACTTGCAAAAAATAACCGCATTGAAGCTACGTTAACCACTCAAGATACAGCAGAAAATCGTTTAACTACAGTTAAAACCCACGGTTATCTTGTCGATACGGATATTGCTGCACCAAATTTGATAATCGATAAAATTGCAACAGACGATATTATCAATGCTGTTGAAAAACAGGCAGAGACGATTCTGGTGACAGGTAAGGCGGTGAATGTAGCACACGCTGAGGCGAAAGAGGGCGATGTAGTTACCTTAACGGTAGGTCAATCTCAAGTAACAGGCAAGTTGGATCGTGAGCTGAAATTCTCTATTCCGGTCAGTACTATTGCTTTAGTCAATCACAAAGAGATCTTTGCGAGCTTATCGACCCAAGATCGTGCGTTAAATAGCATAACAGCGCAAGCTTCTAAAACAGTAAGTGTGGATGACAGCTTTAACGTAAGCGTGTCGGTAAGTGATATTGCGGTGGATAACAAGGTCAATAAGCAAGAGGCCGCAGGGCAAATTACCTTATCAGGTACTTATACCGCAGATGCTGATGTGAAAGCTGATAGTGTGGTGATTACGTTGCTTATCAACAATCAGGAACGAGCAGCAGAAGTAAATACGCAAAATAATACTTGGCAGTTAGTGGTTGCAGGTGGTGATTTAGCCCTTGCTGAAGGCGAAAACCGCATTGTGGCGAAAATTAAGGCGGAAGATACCGCAGGTAACCCTGCTGAATCGACTACCACGCAAGCCTATCAAGTTGATACGGTGTTGAATAAGCCTGTGGTAAGAATTACTAGCATTGCTGAAGATGATGTGATTGATGCAACTGAGGCAAATGGGAAAGTTAAGATTAAAGGGATTGTAGAAAACGCAGAAGGTGATAATCCGGTTGTCGTACTTTGCCCTTGTCAATCCTGTGCAAGTGGCTGGAAAGAAGTTGAAGCAACAGTTGTTGATGGTAAATTTGAAGTTGAAGTTCTGGTGAGTGAAACTAGCCTTGCAAATGCGAAATTAAAGTCGAGTGAGCGTAAAGTCAAGGCCAACTACACGGCAAAAGATGACGCAGGTAATGAAGAAGCTGCGGATGAAGCGAGCCGTAAATATACTCTAGAGGATAGTTATCGTGAAATCAATATTACCAAAATTGGTGACAATTTTGGGTTGGATATGAGTGGTAGTACACGTGTAACTGGCTCTATTCAGGAATTTGGTGTAGTGAGCCCGCCTGCTGATGCAGCATTGTACAATCAAGGTAAAAATGCGCGTTTTATCCGTATGGTGAAGTTGGTGATTGGCGATAAGACCTATCAAGCTGGCTTTGACGGTTTAACTAAATCGTTCCATTTGGATATTCCGAATGCAGATTGGGCGACGATTGCTGGTAAAAGTGTAAAGGTCGATTTTACGGATCATTTTGTTACACAGACATCTTTTTATAGTAAAGTCACTTCGCCGTATTTTGAGAATAACGTGACATACTTAACACCAGGTCGTGTTCCGACAGTGAAAAAATTTACGCTAGAAAGTGATCTGTTGGTGAAAAACGGCGATAACAGCTACAGCATTAAACCGCTTGTGACGGAAAAAACGGAAATCAGTGGGATCGTGAAAGGTGATGTGGCTGTGGGTGCGAACATTGATGTTAAAGCTGGCAGCCATACGGTTCAAACTCAGGTCAAAGAGGGTAAGACATTTAGTGTTTTGATTGATACTATTCACTTGAAAAATAATGCCTCAGGTGTAATAACGGCAACTTTGAAAGATACTGGTAGCGATGTTGTGATGGATAGTGAGGTATATGTTCAGCCGAAGGCAGTTTCAGCTACTTTTGTATCTCAACATAGTGAAATACCTGTGGCTAGCCGTAAAATCGATCATACTAAAGATGATTATAACTTCTTTTACCCTATTCACCTATTAGATCAGGGACCGACAAAATTTGGTTTCCTTCGCAACGTTGAAATCGGTAGTTCGGAAGTGCCGCTTACAGTTAAGTATCACTTTTTACGTACTAATGAAATTAACCAGCTTCCAACTAATACTCAAGGTTTGGAAGCAATTGGAGCCAATTCGGCAGAAGAAATACCAGATAGTTTGAAAGCGACATTCCGTTATGCTTATCAGCAGATTGCCAAATATACCAACCTGAAATTTGAAGAGGTGACTGGTGGCTGGCAAGAGGTGGCTGATAATAAAGGGACATTGCTATTTGTTGGTGATTTGCAGGCTACACGTTATAAAGGTTCGTCAGCGATTGGTTATCCAGGAGGAAACTTAGTCTGGGATAAGAAAATTCTCGGTACAGCGGGTACGGATGATTACTCTCACTATATGGCAATCCACGAGATTTTACATACGTTGAATATGAGACACGCTCACGATAGTTTTACCGATGTGAAGAGTAATCCACCTGAAGCCACTGCGTTTAATCACGTAGCAGAAGCATCAAGCGAGTTTTCGAATATGTCTTACTGGACCGTACGTCTCTTTGATGCAATGCGTGATCTGAGAATGTATGACCTTGCTTATCTACACTACCGCTTCGGAGTAAATCGTACACATCGTGCCGGTGATGATGTTTATACTTTCAGAAAGTATGATGCACGTAAGGCCGATGGCGATATCTATATCTGGGACGGTAACGGTGTGGACACCTTTGATGCCTCAATGGAAAAAGAGGGAGTTACGGTAAACCTGACCCCGGGATCGTGGAACTATCGTGGTACGGAACGTAAATTTAATTTCGTAACAGATGGTAGAACTGTGTATGACAAAAACACATTTTTTGATAAGCCTGGAGTGAACATTAGAGGTTCAGCATTGAATAACTCACAAAATGAAATTTCCGGGAATCCTGTATCTAATCCACCAGCATCAGGCGTACTAGAATTTAATAATTACCATGATGGTCAATCCTTTATCGGTTACGGCACACAAATTGAAAACCTCATTGGTTCGAAATTTGATGATAAATTGACTGGTAATAAAGCGGCGAATAATATCTTTGGCGGAGACGGCGTTGATACAATCGCTGGGGGCGAGGGTGACGATTTTATTAACGGGGGTCTTGGTGATGATCTAATGTTCGGTAACCAAGGCAATGATACCTATGTGATTGATAGTGTAGCAGATGTGGTAACCGAAGAGGCTGATCAAGGTACAGATCATATTTACAGCCTTGTAAATTATACCTTAGATGCGAACGTGGAAAATCTGACCCTGATCGGCACAACGGCGAAAAACGGTACAGGTAATGCCCTCAATAACGAAATTCGAGGTAATGATGCTGGCAATATTCTAAACGGATTAGCAGGCAACGATATCTTAATTGGTGGCTTGGGAGCTGATACCTTAAGCGGTGGAGAAGGGCAAGATACTTTCGTCTTTGAAAGTAGCTTAAACGGTAAAGTGGATACCATTACTGATTTCGTAGTGGGTCAAGATAAAATCAAACTCTCAGCAACGATTTTCTCTGCGATCAGTGCCGATTTAAGTAATATCAAGGAGCACCTGTTCTACGATACAGCTTCGGGCGAGTTAAGCTATAACAGCCAGAACGGCGGTGCAGATAATGCGACGCCATTTGCGATAGTGGCAGGCTTACAAAACTTGGAAGGCGATAAGTTTATTATCGGCTAA